A single Denticeps clupeoides chromosome 7, fDenClu1.1, whole genome shotgun sequence DNA region contains:
- the arl6ip1 gene encoding ADP-ribosylation factor-like protein 6-interacting protein 1 has translation MAEGDNKSANLIAQETAQLEEQLQGWGEVILAGDQVLRWEKPWFPGALVGATTVLFMLVYYLDPSVLTGLSCTVMILCLADYLVPILAPRVFGSNKWTTEQQQRFHEICGNLVKTQRRVLGWWKRLFALKEEKPKMYFLSVISSLVAVAWIGQQVHNLFLTYLIVSFILLLPGLNQHGIIAKYTAMAKREINKLLKQKEKKNE, from the exons ATGGCGGAAGGCGATAATAAAAGTGCCAACCTCATC GCTCAGGAGACGGCTCAACTGGAAGAGCAGCTGCAGGGATGGGGAGAAGTGATCCTGGCCGGAGATCAGGTCCTACGCTGGGAGAAGCCCTGGTTTCCTGGGGCACTGGTGGGTGCCACCACAGTCCTCTTCAT GCTGGTTTACTATTTGGACCCCTCTGTGCTGACAGGGCTTTCTTGCACTGTGATGATTCTGTGTCTGGCTGATTACCTCGTGCCCATTCTCGCCCCTAGAGTCTTTGGCTCCAACAAGTG GActacagagcagcagcagcgcttCCATGAGATCTGTGGGAACTTGGTGAAGACCCAGCGTCGTGTGCTTGGCTGGTGGAAACGCCTTTTTGCCCTAAAGGAAGAAAAGCCCAAGATG tacTTCCTGTCTGTCATCAGCAGTCTGGTCGCAGTAGCCTGGATTGGACAGCAGGTCCACAACCTCTTCCTCACCTACCTGATTG TCAGCTTCATCCTGCTGCTGCCTGGCCTCAACCAGCACGGCATCATTGCAAAGTATACCGCTATGGCCAAGCGGGAGATCAACAAACTGCTTAaacagaaggagaagaagaacgaGTAA
- the rps15a gene encoding small ribosomal subunit protein uS8, with protein MVRMNVLADALKSINNAEKRGKRQVLLRPCSKVIVRFLTVMMKHGYIGEFEIIDDHRAGKIVVNLTGRLNKCGVISPRFDVQLKDLEKWQNNLLPSRQFGYIVLTTSAGIMDHEEARRKHTGGKILGFFF; from the exons ATGGTTCGCATGAACGTTCTCGCGGATGCGCTGAAAAGCATCAACAACGCAGAAAAGCGTGGGAAACGCCAGGTTCTGCTCAGGCCCTGCTCCAAAGTTATAGTGCGCTTTCTTACCGTGATGATGAAGCATG GATACATTGGCGAATTTGAGATCATTGACGATCACAGAGCTGGAAAAATCGTTGTGAACCTCACAGGCAGGCTGAACAAG TGTGGTGTCATCAGCCCACGTTTTGATGTCCAGCTGAAGGACTTAGAGAAGTGGCAGAACAACCTCTTGCCCTCCAGACAGTTTGG GTACATTGTGTTGACAACCTCTGCTGGCATCATGGATCACGAAGAGGCCAGGCGAAAACACACAGGAGGGAAGATCCTCGGCTTCTTTTTCTAA
- the LOC114794128 gene encoding uncharacterized protein LOC114794128 produces MSDDWKRLIMSQGEQAAVVTVGTRVPSAHRHNRPMHQTTFTLGDQAINTYSTTQAESYSGMDAQGKPLIFFYRDAPYPSQHYGNLDITSNTGAIQTQTHSRHVYTPKTITEHHVLHSHQARNRTRNCEGETMKEVTNPPETTPYITTYCSEHSVPKGGSDSTPPTGKPTLWHRHDILTGQDRGPVNQGRGRRASRDKVLWADRRWETDSGSLRLY; encoded by the exons ATGTCGGACGACTGGAAGAGATT AATCATGTCTCAGGGTGAGCAGGCAGCAGTGGTGACAGTGGGTACTCGTGTCCCCTCAGCCCACAGACACAATCGGCCCATGCACCAGACCACCTTCACTTTGGGGGACCAGGCCATTAATACATATTCCACAACTCAGGCTGAG AGCTACTCTGGCATGGACGCCCAGGGGAAACCATTAATATTTTTCTATAGAGACGCGCCGTATCCTTCCCAGCATTATGGAAACCTGGATATTACCAGTAACACGGGTGCAATCCAAACCCAGACGCACAGCCGACACGTGTACACGCCTAAGACTATAACCGAG CACCACGTCTTGCACAGCCACCAAGCGAGAAACCGAACCCGTAACTGCGAGGGAGAGACCATGAAGGAAGTCACCAACCCCCCAGAAACTACTCCTTATATAACCACCTACTGCTCGGAGCATAGTGTTCCTAAGGGTGGCTCTGACAGCACACCCCCCACGGGGAAGCCCACCCTCTGGCACCGGCATGACATTCTCACAG GGCAAGACAGAGGTCCTGTCAATCAGGGGAGGGGAAGGAGAGCATCCCGGGACAAGGTGCTGTGGGCGGACCGGCGGTGGGAGACAGACAGCGGCTCACTGAGACTTTACTGA